In Streptomyces sp. NBC_01231, the sequence CTCGGCTCCTACAGCGCCCTGCGTGCCGGTACGGCCCTGCAACAGCCGTACGGCTACGCGGATCTCCCCGCCGGCGGCACCCTGCGCCTGAGCCTGGTCGACTACGCGGGCCGCGCGATCTACGACCGCGGCCGTTCCCTGGAGGGCCGGCAGATCAAGGTCACCGGCTTCGTCGCGCTGGACCACTCCGGCTCCCCCTACCTGGTCCGCATGGCCCTCAACTGCTGTGCCGCCGACGCGCAGCCGGTGAAGATCGGCCTGACCGGCCGGATCCCCCCGGTTCTGCAACCGGACACCTGGCTCGAGGTCACCGGCACCTACACCGCCCGCCGCACCAAGGACCCGGTCAACCACGGCCCGATCCCGTATCTCGACGTCACGGCCGCCAGGCCGGTCCCGACACCGCAGGACCCGTACGACGAGAGCTGGAACAACTGACGGGCGCCCGAGCTCTCAGTCCCTCAGTCCTCAACCCCGTCTGTCCTCGTCAGTCCTCGTCGGTCCCGTCCTCGGCTTCCTCTTCGCTGCCCTTGTCTTTGCCGGTGTTCGGCTCAGGCGGTTGCTTCTCGCTCTTGTCCCCTCCCTCCGGGGACGCGATGGGGGAGGGCACTGTGGGAGAGGGCGCGGTGGGGAAGGACGCTGTGGGGGAGGGCACGGTGGCGGAAGGCTCGGATGCGTCTGGCAGCGCGGCCTCCGTGGCCGGGGCGGCGCTCGGCGTCGAGGCCGGCGTGATGGCGGGGGCCGTCGTGTCCGGGGTGTCGTCGGCCGGGGTATCCGCGGTACTGCGGCCCGGCGCGAACCAGAGCATGCCGGCG encodes:
- a CDS encoding TIGR03943 family protein encodes the protein MNRQAQAAVLFLLGAALLHAGLTDLYLRYVKAGLRPMLLASGVVLIAAALATVWYEWRAKKDPHPDHQADHADHAEPAEHAGHTHREPRVSWLLVLPLLALILVAPPALGSYSALRAGTALQQPYGYADLPAGGTLRLSLVDYAGRAIYDRGRSLEGRQIKVTGFVALDHSGSPYLVRMALNCCAADAQPVKIGLTGRIPPVLQPDTWLEVTGTYTARRTKDPVNHGPIPYLDVTAARPVPTPQDPYDESWNN